One Phaseolus vulgaris cultivar G19833 chromosome 11, P. vulgaris v2.0, whole genome shotgun sequence genomic window carries:
- the LOC137810613 gene encoding uncharacterized protein, giving the protein MFKDARQEGKRPEWIDNNVWNNLLEQWNMHVYRSKCDTAKKNRLSEKGGCLHTGGSISVHEHAIRMTEELGRSVHVDEVFQQTHIRKSTGDFVDDRSRQTHEDFESRLSQALSESQSTSISTLLDPVEEEKLRNRCWSESVGGRYKGRVYGVERVDCQDDCVSRYLQETQPSFSNKKADSEEIVELKQHIERMDAKFQNLQNFQNFMMQYLPPEAAAATQQFFQQLNTPPPTQPNQQSNEVQHHSNHDEQQNSPGEDYNNY; this is encoded by the exons ATGTTTAAAGATGCTCGCCAAGAAGGTAAACGACCAGAATGGATTGACAATAATGTTTGGAACAACCTCCTTGAACAATGGAACATGCATGTGTATCGATCCAAATGTGATACAGCTAAAAAGAATCGTTTGTCTGAAAAAGGTGGATGTCTGCACACTGGAGGATCTATTAGTGTTCATGAACACGCTATTCGTATG ACAGAGGAGCTTGGCCGCTCGGTCCATGTTGATGAAGTGTTTCAACAAACACATATACGAAAGAGCACTGGAGATTTTGTTGATGATAGATCAAGGCAGACCCAT gaAGATTTTGAAAGTAGATTGTCTCAAGCATTATCTGAGTCACAATCTACCTCAATATCTACTCTATTAGATCCTGTTGAGGAGGAAAAATTGAGAAACCGTTGTTGGTCAGAAAGTGTAGGAGGAAGGTACAAGGGACGAGTATATGGGGTTGAACGTGTTGATTGTCAGGACGACTGTGTTAGTCGTTACCTACAAGAAACACAACCATCTTTTAGTAATAAGAAGGCTGATTCAGAAGAAATTGTTGAACTTAAGCAACATATTGAACGCATGGATGCAAAGTTTCAAAACTTGCAAAACTTTCAAAACTTTATGATGCAATATCTACCACCTGAGGCAGCAGCTGCAACACAACAGTTTTTTCAGCAGCTAAATACCCCACCACCAACTCAACCGAATCAGCAGTCAAATGAAGTGCAACATCATAGTAATCATGATGAACAACAAAATTCACCCGGTgaagattataataattattag
- the LOC137821112 gene encoding serine carboxypeptidase-like, with the protein MASAPTLSKVSLSFVLLFLSLYASSAISHRLILDPKEPVNTIKGDYAGFVPGKIVEKKFSFFGDSGPPVEDLGHHAGYYSLPHSKAARMFYFFFESRKSRNDPVVIWLSGGPGCGSELALFYENGPFHITNNLSLTWNQYGWDQESNIIFVDQPTGTGFSYSSDDSDVRNDETGVSIDLYDFLQEFFKMHPDFVKNDFYIFGESYAGHYVPALASRVNQGNKQNQGLHINLKGFAIGNGLTNPAIQYQAYPDFALDNRIITKAQYDNVNVLMPDCEQATKTCETQGGNSCFRALRICEDIFDRIVDFTDNINYYDIRKKCEGNLCYNFTNVETLLNMQKVKSALGVSDDLKYELCSDAVHDAMMQDWMRNLEVGIPALLEDGIKLLLYVGEEDLICNWLGNSRWVHAMEWSGQKAFGKSPTVKFVVHGAEAGSLNSYGPLSFLKVHKAGHLVPMDQPKVSLEMFKRWMGGKMTRHKHEKIIKHKPNTM; encoded by the exons ATGGCATCAGCACCAACACTTTCCAAAGTTTCTCTCTCTTTTGTGTTGCTTTTCCTTTCACTTTATGCATCTTCTGCAATTTCTCATCGCCTCATCCTTGACCCAAAGGAACCAGTTAACACCATAAAAGGTGACTATGCAGGTTTTGTCCCTGGTAAGATCGTGGAGAAGAAGTTCTCGTTTTTTGGTGATTCTGGGCCTCCTGTTGAAGACCTTGGTCACCATGCAGGCTACTATTCACTTCCTCATTCCAAAGCTGCAAG AATGTTCTACTTTTTCTTTGAATCACGGAAGAGCAGGAATGATCCTGTTGTCATATGGTTGTCTGGAGGACCAGGGTGTGGAAGTGAATTAGCTCTGTTTtatgaaaatggtccttttcaTATTACCAATAACTTGTCTCTTACATGGAATCAATACGGCTGGGATCag gaatcaaatattatatttgttgacCAACCCACTGGGACAGGTTTTAGTTACTCTTCTGATGACAGTGACGTTCGCAACGATGAAACCGGCGTTAGTATTGATTTATATGATTTCTTGCAG GAGTTTTTCAAGATGCATCCTGATTTCGTTAAGAATGACTTCTACATCTTTGGTGAATCATATGCTGGACACTATGTTCCTGCACTTGCATCCCGGGTTAACCAAGGAAATAAACAAAATCAAGGACTTCATATAAACCTCAAG GGTTTTGCAATCGGTAATGGGTTAACCAATCCTGCAATTCAATACCAAGCATACCCAGATTTTGCATTAGACAACAGAATAATTACAAAGGCTCAGTACGACAACGTCAACGTCTTAATGCCAGACTGTGAACAAGCCACTAAAACTTGTG AAACTCAAGGTGGAAATAGTTGCTTCAGAGCGTTACGTATTTGTGAAGACATTTTCGACCGTATAGTGGACTTTACCGACAACATTAAT TACTATGACATCAGAAAGAAATGTGAGGGGAATTTGTGCTACAACTTCACAAACGTGGAGACGTTGCTAAACATGCAGAAAGTGAAGAGTGCTTTAGGTGTCAGTGATGACTTGAAGTATGAGTTATGCAGTGATGCTGTTCATGATGCTATGATGCAAGACTGGATGAGAAACCTGGAAGTGGGGATTCCTGCTCTTCTTGAGGATGGAATCAAGTTGCTCCTTTATGTTGGGGAGGAAGATCTCATATGCAATTGGCTTG GGAATTCAAGGTGGGTTCATGCCATGGAGTGGTCAGGCCAAAAGGCCTTTGGAAAATCTCCTACTGTGAAATTCGTGGTTCATGGTGCAGAAGCAGGTTCTCTTAATAGCTATGGACCCCTCTCTTTCCTCAAG GTACATAAGGCTGGGCACTTGGTCCCTATGGATCAACCAAAAGTTTCACTTGAGATGTTCAAACGTTGGATGGGAGGGAAAATGACCAGACATAAACATGAGAAGATAATTAAACATAAACCAAACACCATGTAA